A genomic window from Pocillopora verrucosa isolate sample1 chromosome 7, ASM3666991v2, whole genome shotgun sequence includes:
- the LOC131783946 gene encoding tetratricopeptide repeat protein 28-like, translating to MIGNMLGIHPLTGKVATKAEVLKRIGSVALVHIAAHGKIETGEIALAPNPERKYVRPEEQDFRLTISDVQAAKLRAKLVVLSCCHSAQGEVSSEGVVGIARAFLGAGARSVLVALWSIDDEATMEFMRSFYQHLKDGNSASVSLNRAMKCLRQSEDFNAPRHWAPFVLIGDDVTIDFKEINNESSQEEQVSLAEVKDQEKLEQAP from the exons atgatcggaAATATGCTTGGTATCCACCCACTCACAGGAAAAGTTGCAACCAAGGCTGAGGTGCTAAAGAGAATCGGTTCGGTTGCTTTGGTGCACATTGCTGCGCACGGAAAAATCGAGACTGGGGAAATTGCATTGGCTCCAAATCCAGAACGAAAATACGTCCGACCAGAAGAACAAGATTTCAGGCTAACAATTTCCGATGTGCAAGCAGCGAAGTTACGCGCAAAGCTTGTTGTGttaagttgttgtcacagtgccCAAGGCGAGGTGTCAAGtgagggtgtggtcggcattGCACGGGCTTTCCTTGGTGCTGGTGCTCGTTCGGTTCTGGTCGCACTCTGGTCAATTGATGACGAGGCTACCATGGAGTTTATGAGAAGCTTTTACCAACATCTGAAGGATGGAAACAGCGCCAGCGTGTCACTCAACCGGGCGATGAAATGTCTGCGACAATCAGAAGACTTTAATGCCCCGCGGCATTGGGCTCcgtttgtactcattggtgatgacGTCACAATCGATTTTAAAGAAATCAACAATGAATC ATCACAAGAAGAACAAGTATCACTGGCGGAAGTTAAGGATCAAGAAAAACTGGAACAGGCGCCATAA
- the LOC131771920 gene encoding tetratricopeptide repeat protein 28-like, translating into MAEGSSKALDDVTLPAEEKEEEEEEEEEIVTLDFDDDTLTAIVEVYKNEGNEVCLKGDFLNASHFYTEGIKVKCGNKELKAKLYNNRATVHFKLGNYQESLRDATAAYRLQPTYLKAIIRGASACLGLNKPEEALRWSVQGLAIERNDTLRRLRDRSFHECLKSGNMKKAIEIIKQDLHNAKELGDSADEGSTYNNLGSAYDELGDFNQAIKYHKHHLSIAKELGDRADEYRAYHNLGLAYDKLGDFNQAIEYYKQHLSIAKELGDRAGEGSAYKNLGSAYNNKGDFTQAIEYHKQHLSIAKELGDRADEGLADHNLGSAYHKMGDFNQAIEYHKQHLSITKELGDRAGEGSAYKNLGFAYQKLGDFSQAIEYLRQHLNIAKELGDRADEYRAYHNLGLAYDKLGDFNQATEYYKQHLSIAKELGDRAGEGSAYKNLGSAYQKLGDFSQAIEYHKHHLSIAKELGDRADEYRAYHNLGLAYDKLGYFNQAIEYYKQHLSIAKQLGDKAGEGRAYMHLVSTSYELGDLNQAIEYLRQYLNIAKQLRDRADEGYACHNLGSVYQKLGDFSEAIKYHKQHLSIAKQLGNRENEGRAYNNLGSAYDELGDFNQAIEYHKQHLSIAKELGDRASEGSAYNSLGFAHYKMGDFTQAIEYHKQYLSIAKQLGNRAGEGSAYNNLGFAYYNMGDFTQAIEYQKQHLSIAKELGDRAGEGSAYNNLGSAYNNMGEFNQAIEYEEQHLSIAKELGDRASEGSAYSSLGFAYYNMGDFTQAIEYQKQHLSIAKELGDRAGEGLADHNLGLASSCLGDFNQAKEYLRQRLNIAKELGDRAGEGSAYNNLGSAYDELGDFNQAIEYHKQHLSIAKELGDRASEGSAYSSLGFTYYNMGDFTQAIEYQKQHLIIAKELGDRADEGLADHNLGSAYHKMGDFNQAIEYHKQHLSITKELGDRAGEGSAYKNLGFAYQKLGDFSQAIEYLRQHLNIAKELGDRADERLADHNLGSAYYKMGDFNQATEYYKQNLSIAKELGDKAGEGHAYNHLASTSYELGDLNQAIEYLRQHLNIAKQLRDRANEGRACHNLGSVYLKLGDFSQAIKYHKQHLSIAKQLGNRAGEGNAYNILGSAYYNMGDFTQAIEYQKQHLSIAKELGDRAGEGSAYCKLGYAYLDMGDFNQALENCKHHLSIDKELGDRVGEANAYHNLGLASYNLGDFNQAIEYLRKGLNIVRELGYKAAEGVVGYNLSLTYQKLGEFNRVIECHRQHLSFAKEAEDRTVEERAFCLLGEAYHDLGDYSHAIENARKCLSIARKPLVWSNASKVVGKSYMSMGKLFQAMQSFQDYLDIAKRIGDRKNEAEAYFLIGTVNARRDDFNQATEYLEKALTMAKELRDQEIEAMVYASFGEVLRKQGDFERAIEYNKKCLKMVQKSGQRIIVGNYLANLGRTYENSGDLHQAVNYYQRSTKLFNELRVLQVDDALKVIFRNARQDIYQSLCRTLLKLSKFDEALCAADQGRAQALLDLIKLRYGSQLAVSGSFEAAKSEISEMVADISGSTLFVELHRNVVNLWVIGKDRNIQFIQKEVKYLLGNATDYLSCLRKKAYKEIRGRFRVICENRTLDGSSTEQELPAVEERGEETGNPLQSDENPLRLFHECIISPISNLIEDGELVVVPDGPLISQQEWGVARRRSMSRRLYHLARRE; encoded by the exons ATGGCGGAGGGTTCAAGCAAAGCTTTAGATGACGTCACATTACCcgctgaagaaaaagaagaagaagaagaagaagaagaagaaatagtAACTCTTGATTTTGATGACGACACTTTGACAG cgATAGTTGAAGTTTACAAGAATGAAGGTAACGAGGTTTGCTTAAAAGGAGATTTTCTCAACGCCTCTCACTTTTACACGGAAGGAATTAAAGTGAAATGCGGAAACAAAGAATTGAAGGCCAAACTGTACAACAACAGGGCAACAGTACATTTCAAATTAG GCAACTACCAGGAGTCACTGAGAGATGCAACAGCTGCCTATCGATTGCAACCAACATATCTGAAGGCAATTATtagag GAGCAAGCGCCTGTCTTGGGCTGAATAAGCCTGAAGAAGCTCTCAGATGGAGTGTCCAAGGATTAGCA ATTGAAAGGAACGATACCCTGCGGCGACTGAGAGACAGGTCTTTCCACGAATGTTTAAAGTCCGGAAAT atgaagaaagcaattgaGATCATAAAGCAAGACCTCCACAATGCAAAAGAACTAGGAGACAGCGCAGACGAGGGAAGTACCTACAACAATCTTGGCTCGGCTTATGACGAGCTGGGTGATTTCAATCAGGCCATAAAGTACCACAAACACCATCTCAGTATTGCTAAGGAACTGGGAGATAGGGCAGACGAGTACCGTGCCTACCACAATCTTGGCTTGGCTTATGACAAGCTGGGTGATTTCaatcaagccatagagtactacaAACAACATCTTAGTATTGCTAAGgaactgggagacagggcaGGCGAGGGAAGTGCCTACAAAAATCTCGGCTCCGCTTATAACAATAAGGGTGATTTCActcaagccatagagtaccacaaacaACATCTTAGTATTGCTAAGgaactgggagacagggcaGACGAAGGACTTGCCGACCACAATCTTGGCTCAGCTTATCACAAGATGGGTGATTTCaatcaagccatagagtaccacaaacaACATCTTAGTATTACTAAGgaactgggagacagggcaGGCGAGGGAAGTGCCTACAAAAATCTTGGCTTCGCTTATCAAAAGCTGGGTGATTTCAgtcaagccatagagtacctcaGGCAACATCTTAATATTGCTaaagaactgggagacagggcaGACGAGTACCGTGCCTACCACAATCTTGGCTTGGCTTATGACAAGCTGGGTGATTTCAATCAAGCCACAGAGTACTACAAACAACATCTTAGTATTGCTAAGgaactgggagacagggcaGGCGAGGGAAGTGCCTACAAAAATCTCGGCTCCGCTTATCAAAAGCTGGGTGATTTCAgtcaagccatagagtaccacaaacaCCATCTCAGTATTGCTAAGGAACTGGGAGATAGGGCAGACGAGTACCGTGCCTACCACAATCTTGGCTTGGCTTATGACAAGCTGGGTTATTTCaatcaagccatagagtactacaAACAACATCTTAGTATTGCTAAACAACTGGGAGACAAAGCAGGCGAGGGACGTGCCTACATGCATCTTGTCTCGACTAGTTACGAGTTGGGTGACCTCAATCAAGCCATAGAGTATCTCAGGCAATATCTTAACATTGCTAAACAACTGAGAGACAGGGCAGACGAAGGATATGCCTGCCACAATCTTGGCTCCGTTTATCAGAAGCTGGGTGATTTCAGTGAAGCAATAAAGTACCACAAACAACATCTCAGTATTGCTAAACAACTGGGAAACAGGGAAAACGAGGGACGTGCCTACAACAATCTTGGCTCGGCTTATGACGAGTTGGGTGACTTCAATCAAGCTATAGAGTACCACAAACAACATCTTAGTATTGCTAAAGAACTAGGAGACAGGGCAAGTGAGGGAAGTGCGTACAACAGTCTTGGCTTTGCTCATTACAAGATGGGTGATTTCActcaagccatagagtaccacaaacaATATCTTAGTATTGCTAAACAACTGGGAAACAGGGCAGGCGAGGGAAGCGCCTACAACAATCTCGGCTTCGCTTATTACAATATGGGTGATTTCActcaagccatagagtaccaaaAACAACATCTTAGTATTGCTAAGgaactgggagacagggcaGGCGAAGGAAGCGCCTACAACAATCTCGGCTCCGCTTATAACAATATGGGTGAATTCaatcaagccatagagtacGAAGAACAACATCTTAGTATTGCTAAAGAACTAGGAGACAGGGCAAGCGAGGGAAGTGCGTACAGCAGTCTTGGCTTCGCTTATTACAACATGGGTGATTTCActcaagccatagagtaccaaaAACAACATCTTAGTATTGCTAAGgaactgggagacagggcaGGCGAGGGACTTGCCGACCACAATCTTGGCTTGGCTAGTTCTTGTTTGGGTGACTTCAATCAAGCCAAAGAGTACCTCAGGCAACGTCTTAATATTGCTaaagaactgggagacagggcaGGCGAGGGAAGTGCCTACAACAATCTTGGCTCGGCTTATGACGAGTTGGGTGACTTCAATCAAGCTATAGAGTACCACAAACAACATCTTAGTATTGCTAAAGAACTAGGAGACAGGGCAAGCGAGGGAAGTGCGTACAGCAGTCTTGGCTTCACTTATTACAATATGGGTGATTTCActcaagccatagagtaccaaaAACAACATCTTATTATTGCTAAGgaactgggagacagggcaGACGAGGGACTTGCCGACCACAATCTTGGCTCAGCTTATCACAAGATGGGTGATTTCaatcaagccatagagtaccacaaacaACATCTTAGTATTACTAAGgaactgggagacagggcaGGCGAGGGAAGTGCCTACAAAAATCTTGGCTTCGCTTATCAAAAGCTGGGTGATTTCAgtcaagccatagagtacctcaGGCAACATCTTAATATTGCTAAGgaactgggagacagggcaGACGAAAGACTTGCCGATCACAATCTTGGCTCAGCTTATTACAAGATGGGTGATTTCAATCAAGCCACAGAGTACTACAAACAAAATCTTAGTATTGCTAAGGAACTGGGAGACAAAGCAGGTGAGGGACATGCCTACAACCATCTTGCCTCGACTAGTTACGAGCTGGGTGACCTCAATCAAGCCATAGAGTATCTCAGGCAACATCTTAACATTGCTAAACAACTGAGAGACAGGGCAAACGAAGGACGTGCCTGCCACAATCTTGGCTCCGTTTATCTGAAGCTGGGTGATTTCAGTCAAGCCATAAAGTACCACAAACAACATCTCAGTATTGCTAAACAACTAGGAAACAGGGCAGGCGAGGGAAACGCCTACAACATTCTCGGCTCCGCTTATTACAATATGGGTGATTTCActcaagccatagagtaccaaaAACAACATCTTAGTATTGCTAAGgaactgggagacagggcaGGCGAAGGAAGTGCCTACTGCAAACTTGGCTACGCCTATCTAGATATGGGTGATTTCAATCAAGCCCTAGAGAACTGCAAACATCATCTTAGTATTGACaaagaactgggagacagggTAGGCGAGGCAAATGCCTACCACAATCTTGGCTTGGCTAGTTATAACCTGGGTGACTTCaatcaagccatagagtacctcaGGAAAGGTCTTAATATTGTTAGAGAGCTGGGATATAAGGCAGCAGAGGGAGTGGTCGGTTACAATCTTAGCTTGACTTATCAGAAGCTGGGTGAATTCAATCGAGTCATAGAGTGCCATAGGCAACATCTTAGTTTTGCTAAAGAAGCGGAAGACAGGACAGTGGAGGAGCGTGCCTTTTGCCTGCTTGGTGAGGCTTATCACGACTTGGGTGATTATAGTCATGCCATAGAGAACGCCAGAAAATGTCTAAGTATTGCTAGAAAACCACTAGTATGGTCAAACGCTTCAAAAGTTGTTGGTAAAAGTTATATGTCAATGGGTAAATTGTTTCAAGCCATGCAGTCTTTCCAGGATTACCTTGATATCGCTAAACGCATAGGGGACAGGAAAAACGAGGCTGAAGCCTATTTCCTTATTGGAACTGTTAATGCTCGACGGGATGATTTTAACCAGGCAACAGAGTATCTTGAGAAAGCGCTTACCATGGCCAAAGAACTGAGAGACCAGGAAATCGAGGCAATGGTCTACGCCAGTTTTGGGGAAGTTCTTCGTAAACAGGGTGACTTTGAACGAGCCATCGAGTACAACAAGAAATGTCTTAAAATGGTTCAGAAATCGGGGCAGAGAATAATCGTGGGAAATTATTTAGCCAATTTAGGTCGTACTTATGAAAACTCTGGAGACTTGCATCAAGCGGTTAATTATTATCAACGCAGCACTAAACTTTTCAATGAGTTGAGAGTTCTGCAAGTTGACGATGCGTTAAAAGTAATCTTCCGCAATGCACGTCAAGACATTTATCAGTCACTCTGCAGAACTTTGCTTAAGCTGTCAAAATTCGACGAGGCATTGTGTGCTGCGGACCAAGGACGAGCGCAGGCCTTGTTAGATCTCATCAAACTACGATATGGCTCCCAACTGGCAGTTTCTGGATCATTTGAGGCGGCTAAATCAGAGATCTCTGAAATGGTTGCTGATATCTCTGGTTCGACGCTTTTTGTTGAACTACACCGAAACGTAGTTAACCTGTGGGTAATCGGGAAAGACAGAAATATACAGTTTATACAGAAAGAAGTGAAATATCTCCTTGGAAATGCGACCGACTATTTGAGTTGCTTAAGGAAGAAGGCTTACAAGGAAATTCGAGGAAGATTCAGGGTAATCTGCGAGAACCGCACATTAGACGGGTCAAGTACTGAACAAGAATTGCCAGCCGTCGAGGAAAGAGGAGAAGAAACAGGAAACCCATTACAGTCTGACGAGAATCCTCTGCGTCTCTTTCATGAGTGCATCATAAGTcctatttcaaatttgatcGAAGATGGCGAGTTGGTCGTCGTTCCTGATGGTCCACT AATATCACAACAAGAGTGGGGCGTTGCTCGTAGGAGATCCATGTCTAGACGACTTTACCACCTTGCTCGGAGAGAATAG